In the Bordetella genomosp. 10 genome, one interval contains:
- the argC gene encoding N-acetyl-gamma-glutamyl-phosphate reductase, producing MAPKIFIDGEHGTTGLQIRTRMAGRRDVELLSIPEAERRNPAMREDLLNSADVAILCLPDAASREAVAMLAGNDKVRIIDTSTAYRVDPDWAYGFAELDKAQGARIAGARYVANPGCYPTGAIALIRPLRAAGIIPDAYPVTVNAVSGYTGGGKQLIAQMEDPGHPDAIDSPHFLYGLPLKHKHVPEMKIHGLLPRAPIFAPSVGRFAQGMIVQVPLVLEQLAAGATLESIHACLTAHYAGQDIVTVVPLAESQKLDRVNAVELAGKDTMKLFVFGTPGQGQVNLVALLDNLGKGASGAAVQNMDLMLKG from the coding sequence ATGGCACCGAAGATCTTCATCGATGGCGAACATGGCACCACGGGACTGCAGATCCGCACCCGCATGGCCGGCCGCCGTGACGTGGAGCTTCTGTCCATCCCGGAAGCCGAGCGCCGCAACCCCGCCATGCGCGAGGACCTGCTGAACAGCGCCGACGTCGCCATCCTCTGCCTGCCCGATGCCGCCTCGCGCGAAGCCGTGGCGATGCTGGCCGGCAACGACAAGGTGCGGATCATCGACACCTCCACCGCCTACCGCGTGGATCCCGACTGGGCCTACGGCTTCGCCGAACTGGACAAGGCCCAGGGCGCCAGGATCGCCGGCGCCCGCTACGTGGCCAACCCCGGCTGCTACCCCACCGGCGCCATCGCCCTGATCCGCCCGCTGCGCGCGGCCGGCATCATCCCGGACGCCTATCCGGTGACGGTCAACGCCGTGTCCGGCTATACCGGCGGCGGCAAGCAACTGATCGCGCAGATGGAAGACCCCGGCCATCCGGACGCCATCGATTCCCCGCACTTCCTCTACGGCCTGCCGCTCAAGCACAAGCACGTGCCGGAAATGAAGATCCATGGCCTGCTGCCGCGCGCGCCCATCTTCGCGCCGTCGGTGGGCAGGTTCGCGCAGGGCATGATCGTCCAGGTGCCGCTGGTGCTGGAGCAACTGGCCGCCGGCGCGACGCTGGAAAGCATCCATGCCTGCCTGACCGCGCACTACGCGGGCCAGGACATCGTCACCGTGGTGCCGCTGGCGGAGAGCCAGAAGCTGGACCGCGTCAACGCCGTCGAACTGGCCGGCAAGGACACGATGAAGCTGTTCGTGTTCGGCACGCCCGGCCAGGGCCAGGTCAACCTGGTGGCCCTGCTCGACAACCTGGGCAAGGGCGCCTCGGGCGCGGCGGTGCAGAACATGGACCTGATGCTCAAGGGCTGA
- a CDS encoding DUF3142 domain-containing protein has translation MPRLYQLCALLLLVPLLAACQGDATPLPNDAYVWQRAWTPPLARALRANDDIVATWHVLGAEMDAAGRWADTAPDYAALAALRDPVVLVLRLDGRADRLDADAIEARLRERLTAWRAAGVRVGGVEIDYDCATARLPAYAALLRRLRAALDLPLSITALPTWLQSPDLDALLAVPDSSVLQVHAVLDPALGLFNPRRAAAWAGDYARRTRRPWRLALPSYGTRVAWDDAGRIVAVESERPALAPTPRDAELVAQPAVLADFSARLRQRPPAGLAGLVWFRLPTDQDQRAWSLATWRAVLTGEPLQTGLAPALAGTGATRDLLLVNRGNSDAPLPGIVRIAGDCAAADGINGYALERDGQGFYLRSIHDGLLRAHFQRNIGWLRCNDANPRLTLQP, from the coding sequence ATGCCGCGTCTTTACCAGCTATGCGCCTTGCTGCTGCTCGTCCCGCTGCTGGCCGCCTGCCAAGGCGATGCGACGCCCCTGCCCAACGACGCCTACGTCTGGCAACGCGCCTGGACGCCGCCGCTCGCGCGGGCGCTGCGCGCGAATGACGACATCGTCGCGACGTGGCACGTGCTGGGCGCGGAAATGGACGCCGCCGGCCGCTGGGCCGACACCGCCCCCGACTACGCGGCGCTGGCCGCGCTGCGCGACCCCGTCGTCCTCGTGCTGCGGCTGGACGGCCGCGCGGACCGGCTGGACGCGGACGCCATCGAGGCCCGGCTGCGCGAACGGCTGACGGCCTGGCGCGCCGCCGGCGTGCGCGTCGGCGGCGTCGAAATCGACTACGACTGCGCGACCGCGCGCCTGCCCGCCTATGCCGCGCTGCTGCGCCGCCTGCGCGCCGCGCTCGACCTGCCCTTGTCCATCACCGCCCTGCCCACCTGGCTGCAAAGCCCCGATCTCGACGCCCTGCTGGCGGTGCCGGACAGCTCCGTCCTGCAAGTGCATGCCGTGCTCGATCCCGCGCTGGGCCTGTTCAACCCGCGGCGCGCGGCGGCCTGGGCCGGCGACTATGCGCGCCGCACCCGGCGGCCCTGGCGCCTGGCCTTGCCGAGCTACGGCACGCGCGTCGCCTGGGACGACGCGGGCCGCATCGTCGCCGTCGAAAGCGAGCGCCCGGCCCTGGCGCCGACGCCGCGCGACGCCGAACTGGTGGCCCAGCCCGCCGTGCTGGCGGATTTCAGCGCCCGACTGCGGCAGCGGCCGCCGGCCGGCCTGGCCGGCCTCGTCTGGTTCCGCCTGCCCACCGACCAGGACCAGCGCGCCTGGAGCCTGGCCACCTGGCGCGCGGTGCTGACGGGCGAGCCGCTGCAGACCGGGCTCGCGCCGGCCCTGGCCGGCACGGGCGCCACGCGCGACCTGCTGCTGGTCAACCGCGGCAACAGCGATGCGCCCCTGCCCGGCATCGTTCGCATCGCCGGCGACTGCGCCGCGGCCGACGGGATCAACGGCTATGCGCTGGAGCGCGACGGCCAAGGGTTCTACCTGCGCAGCATCCACGACGGACTGCTGCGCGCTCACTTTCAACGCAACATCGGCTGGCTACGCTGCAACGATGCAAACCCCCGTCTCACTCTCCAACCTTGA